The proteins below are encoded in one region of Clostridium fermenticellae:
- a CDS encoding DUF1573 domain-containing protein, whose amino-acid sequence MKDVIFDDFQNAVDESLLRHKSIIDIMTKFQESNGRINRAIAKSVTNCGCIKVNAVKQYFPTGKEDMDIKDLKKYLKSHVDGKLCDNCRDILEREIGNNLFYLTSLCNILNLNLFDIILKEYDKMNTLGKYTFR is encoded by the coding sequence ATGAAAGATGTAATTTTTGATGACTTTCAAAATGCAGTAGATGAATCGTTACTCAGACATAAGAGTATTATTGATATAATGACCAAATTTCAGGAATCTAATGGAAGAATTAATAGGGCAATTGCCAAATCAGTTACAAATTGCGGATGTATAAAAGTAAATGCTGTTAAACAATACTTTCCAACTGGTAAAGAGGATATGGATATTAAAGATTTGAAAAAATATCTCAAATCACATGTAGACGGAAAACTTTGTGATAATTGCAGAGATATATTAGAAAGAGAGATAGGTAATAATTTATTTTATCTTACATCCCTATGTAATATTTTAAATTTAAATTTATTTGACATTATACTTAAGGAATATGATAAGATGAACACTCTCGGTAAATATACTTTCAGA